ATATTTTCAAGCTTATTTCTTTGGAAAGTCCACAATATCCTCCACTTCCTTTGTGACGTCTTTGAAGAAAGTGGGGGATGATAGCAGATTTGTTTATGACAATGGGGTGGTAAACCAGCCTTAATCCTGAGGTATCTCTAAAGTCATAGCGTGAAACACCTAACCCAAAACCACCTCATGCCAGTGAGAGTTTGCATGCATCTAGACTGCATTCAGGTtatgcacacagaaaaaaaatagaccACCAAAGTTGTGTTTCTCCAAACATAATTCAAActgcaacaacacaaaacaaggcattttaggcaATTTCCAGTATTTTCTCAGATGTGGTCAAAACgttttttcccacattttttcTTAAGTGTTTTTCCTCTTAAACAAAACACGCCAACCATGCAACAGCTCTATTCTTCCATGTTATAaactgtttgcaaaaaaaaaaaaaaaaaaaagattgatgatTAGCATCAAGATTCTCTTTCTTCTTTCGAcggtgtgaaaaaaataaatatggctcTGTTGTTACAgccagagttattatagttaactaaaactaaaatagaagtAAAacgttaaaacaaataaatttaattacaatatataacTTACAATAtataagttgaaataaaatatttaaaaaaaaaaaactaatttcagctagttgccaaggcaacatttgtcattttaatttagtttaacttttgaTCTAGCCTATTAAAactctaactaaaataaaaagaaaaatataaaaaaagaataaaaaaagtttctaaatgTTACTAATATAAATTTGCATTACAGTGCATACCAAACAATCTTGCTCCgaatatttgtttgtattttgaatGATAAATTTAGAATAATGTTGTCAAAATCTAAATCTTTATGAGCATAACTGTATTTCACATTGCAATCATGATTAGCATTTGTATCAGATTATAGTTCCTGTGTAAAGCCTAAAAAATATCAGTGAGTAGAGGGCGCTATTGAGtaaatttttgctgttttttccccCACCATTATTCTCCCAGTCACATTTAGTTTTCACTGTTTTATCTAGCTTCATCTGAATAGCttcttaaaaacatttcacatgcatgaaaatgATGTAAGAAATAACAGGTCAAATGATATAGCTAAATTCTTGTCTGATGCTTGCCTTAATCATGCAAAATCCACACAAATCTTGTGCTCATCTAAACAGCAGGCTGTCAGTCAGCTGGAGACAGAGAACAGAAAACATTGATACAGGTGTTTTGtgtcttttagtttattttagtgtatgtttgactttttttcacaaaacagataaaaacaaactCTTAATACTACTGGCATGTCTGTGATGAATAGTctggaaatgaaaataaatcaagcaCTTGACAATATTGCAATGTAAATATGATAGCGTGatcttttcatgtcttttataaCTAGTTACTCAATACCAAAGCAAGTCTGAACAGTAAACTACTACAGAACGCAACAGTGTAATATTGGATGGATTCACTACAACTTACAGTAATATTTGGTTAAAGGATTCCATATGAGACTGATTCAGTACAATGACATTGAAAGCCTTCCCTTACATACCTACATCCAagataatttaatacaattactgacaggataaaaaaaactatttatacattttttggtaatcaatttatattaaatgatattaaaaagacATCTGGCATAAAAATAACGGTATATGGATTTTCACCTTCCTCCTCTGGAGCAGATAggcagtgaaaacacagaaaacctTCGTATCAGGTTCCTCATCTTAAAGATAAATGATTCCTCTGATAAACCAGCACATGGGATAAAGGTGGACGTCTCTTCTGACTGGTTCAGGTCAGCAGGTTTTTAGCATTCACTGGCCCTTGCTGAAAAACATAAAGTATTCAAagtaatatcatatttaaaaatatataattgattttaCATGTTCATGATATGAAATACTATGGTTTATCAATTGGGgtctttttttatgaatataaattctCTATATAAAATCTTATCTTtattatcacatttatttattttattatcatattttataattttgttacttttgcattattattattacatttaaatgtaaatttattttgtaaatgattttatattttcatatcatatttCATCACTATTGCattaaatacaggtccttctcaaaaaattagcatattgtgataaaagttcattattttccataatgtaatgataaaatttaactttcatatattttagattcattgcacaccaactgaaatatttcaggtcttttatttgttttaatactgatgattttggcatacagctcatgaaaacccaaaattcctatctcaaaaaatttgcatatcatgaaaaggttctctaaacgagctataaacctaatcatctgaatcaactgattaactctaaacacctgcaaaagattcctgaggcttttaaaaactcccagcctggttcattactcaaaaccgcaatcatgggtaagactgccgacctgactgctgtccagaaggccatcattgacaccctcaagcgagagggtaagacacagaaagaaattttctgaacgaataggctgttcccagagtgctgtatcaaggcacctcagtgggaagtctgtgggaaggaaaaagtgtggcaaaaaacgctgcacaacgagaagaggtgaccggaccctgaggaagattgtggagaaggaccgattccagaccttgggggacctgcggaagcagtggactgagtctggagtagaaacatccagagccaccgtgcacaggtgtgtgcttttgaaccagaaacagcggcagaagcgcctgacctgggctacagagaagcagcactggactgttgctcagtggtccaaagtacttttttcggatgaaagcaaattttgcatgtcatttggaaatcaaggtgccagagtctggaggaagactggggagaaggaaatgccaaaatgcctgaagtccagtgtcaagtacccacagtcagtgatggtctggggtgccatgtcagctgctggtgttggtccactgtgttttttatcaagggcagggtcaatgcagctagctatcaggagattttggagcacttcatgcttccatctgctgaaaagctttatggagatgaagatttcgtttgttcagcacgacctggcacctgctcacagtgcaaaataccactggtaaatggtttactgaccatggtattactgtgctcaattggcctgccaactctcctgacctgaaccccatagagaatctgtgggatattgtgaagagaaagttgagagacacaagacccaacactctggatgagcttaaggccgctatcgaagcatcttgggcctccataacacctcagcagtgccacaggctgattgcctccatgccacgccgcattgaagcagtcatttctgcaaaaggattcccgaccaagtattgagtgcataactgaacataattatttgaagaaagttgactttttttgtattaaaaaacacttttttttattggtcggatgaaatatgcacatttttttgagataggaattttgggttttttcatgagctgtatgccaaaatcatcagtattaaaacaataaaagacctgaaatatttcagttggtgtgcaatgaatctaaaatatatgaaagtttattttttatcattacattatggaaaataatgaacttttatcacaatatgctaattttttgagaaggacctgtatatgatccttaaaggtgaaaaaaaaaaaaactgaataaaaaattattattacacttaGTTCATtcacattcttttatttttaccctTCCTAATtcctaatttagtttttcatgccAAATCATCTGTGTGAAATCAGAAAGTTGCAGaactacaaaatatatatttttgcagtttaattaggaaaaaaaaaacattttcaatggaaCATTTTGAGGTGTGAGAGTCACAGTATGTGTCCATTGTACAATGAACTCTTTAATCTCAAATGATCAAGGACAATGAcacccctttaaataatttaaactttaattagCAGAAGTTTTTAACTCTGTTCTAATTCTTTTATTCTATACTATAGACAACGAGATactgaatatataattaaatatttatatagcacatcTTTGTATCCTGTTTTTCCAACTCCACCCTCAGGGACCACACAGTGTAAATACACCCAAGGGAGAAAGTATGACTCATCCTGGAAACAGACCCACTGTATCCCACTGCATCACGGAAGAACTGGCACAGCAATAATTAGCAGATGGATTTCACACAGGTTTATAGTGACATGTTTTATAAGGGAACTTGAGGGGAGAGTGCTGATTTGCACAGCCCTGGCTTAATGTTGCTAGTTTATTGGTTGTAAACTGCACAGTTAGATGATGGCAGTCATCATACCTGTGTCGCTGAGCATCGCTTGAGTGTTACTTCCTGTCCTCCTCCTGTCAAAAGAGAGCTATGCTGTCAGAGCTTCCTGTTCTTTTATGtacataaaagtaaaacaaaaaatgtaaaacttaaaaatgtattctctTTATACCTCTTGTCCTGATTGAATTTGCATCTGCAGTGGCCACCTGTAATAGCGGCAGAACACAGGATATTTTTAGGTCGGGAGAATTGATGCAATTCACTGCACTCTCCCAGCTATAATTAGGTGCCAAGACctgtatttattcaaacattacaAAGGGTGGTCtgaactcttaaaaaaaataataataataatagagaggataatgttaaaataacatgaaaataagcACACAAGCAAAAGTTATGGCTGTATATATCAGCACGTCTGATTATTGTCAGtttaacagtaaataaatgaGGAAAATCCAGTGTGTACTTTCCACAGATTCAGGATCTGCTGTTGATGGTTCAAAATATGCATCCAAGCCTCCATTATTAATTAGTCAATTTAATAAACAAGTAGGCTAGTTAATACTGTGTAGctcacattttaaacacaataatgccagttaaaattattacaaatagttAAATCGTCCTATAAAGCCAAAAcagaataaatgcaaaaaaaaaaaaggaaaaaaaaagtgatgtttgtTTCTTGATAATTTGGTGAAAATGGTTGAATGATTCAATgtgttaatattgagtaacttacattttagacactatATTGACAGttaggttacaaaaaaaaaaaaaaaaaaaaaaaaaattaaggaggCTTAGTTCTAAACAAATCGAAAATCGATGAAAGTGATTACTTTCTTAATGATTCTGTGAAATCGGTCGAATGATTCAGTGACCCcttatgcaaagaaaatatatttcctaatatatgaatgatcaatatattaaattaaaaaatatacagaataatatgttgtgtatatattacaatatattgaataatacatgAGGAATTGCCGCTTTCATTTAGTGAAAAATaagttacagtatatttatatatcacaatgtatgtaattttatattcagtaatacactttataatatataggTGAACATGTGATAAGATATGGTATtgcatgtgtataaatatatttatatacacacatacagtatatggaaatatatatttgttgacCGGTAGTCGAAAATTTTATTGCATTATCCCCATTTTAATGTCTCTGTGCTGGCTACCAGTTAAATTTAGAATAGAGTTTAACATTTTAGTCTTTGTTTATAAATCTTTACATGGCTTAGCACCAGGTTACCTTTCTGTCATGGTACTCCACCCAACAAGGTCATTTAGGTCTGGGGATTATCTTGGATTACTCACTGTTTGCaggtttaatataaaacatagaGGGGACCGAGCTTTTGCGATAGTAGGCCCTAAACTATTGAACAGCTTACCAGTGTCAATTCGAATGTATCAtctctctttatttttaaatcttagcTTAAATCTTATTTATTATCTATGGCAtttaagaatgaatgaattttactctgtgtattttactttgctgattgtaattttctattttatgcATTGTTTCTAATGTtctgtgcagcactttggtcaaccttTGGGTTGTTTAAATgtactttgtaaataaataaataaacaaacaaacatacatacattcacattTGTATGGGAACATGTATGTGCAATATATACTCAATAAAGGATCAAACATGATAAATATTAGatgtatttttgtcttcatttttaaatatatttgtatgtatcaaTATATTACCATACATTGTCAATGCATATATTGCTTgaaaaatacactgaacaaaattataaaagctacacttttgtttttgcccccatttttaaTGGGCTGAACTCAAaggatctaagactttttctatgtacacaaaaggcctatttctctaaaatattgttcacaaatctgtctaaatctgtgttaatgagcacttttcctttgccaagataatccatccacctcacaggtgtggcatatcaagatgctgattagacagcatgactattgcacaggtgtgccttaggctggccacaataaaaggacACTCTAAAATGTagagttttatcacacagcacaatgccacagatgtcgcaagttttgagggagcgggcaattggcatgctgatatttagatgattttatatatatatatatgtatatatatatatatatatatatatatatatatatatatatatatatatatacacatacagtatactgtatgtacccTTTATATAACCTAGATATACAGTATGTTACTCATAACTGTAAATTCGGTTAtttgtaaaattgaaaaacaCACTCACTTAGGAGAATAGTGATGCCAATCAAACACAGAACTGCTGCCAAGATCAGACCTCCGACCCGAAGTCTGTGATAATCTAGTTTAAGACAGAGTGAATAACAATCAAAGAAAATTTGAAAGATGAACTTGAGATTGATTATAGATGGGTGGTTCAAACTAAAAGATGTGTGCAACTAACCAAAAGAGAAGGGGTCGTTCTCTGCTGCAAAATCCAAAccagaaaaaaagcattaaaaatgcatgtaacattgtgtaataatattttatcacaaagatgaaaacagaaaaagaaagaagaacagaaaGAATTGAAACGTGAAATCTCTTACTTGTCTGCTGACCTTCTGCTAACACAAGGGACAAAACTACAAAAGTAATATAGTATATTAGCAACATAGTATAGTATATTAGTGTGCGTTCACAGTAGTTTCTTAAAGGGTTATTTATAGTTACTTGTTGTCCATAAACTTAATGCACCTACAATGCATTTAAAGTTCACTAAAGGTAAGTAAGATACATGACaacaagcaatatttttttttgtaccaatCTGGTACAAAAATACTCACGTGTCGAGAAAACTAGTGCCAAAGCCTTCATCATGACAGTGTGGATTTAACCTGCAATACAAAAATAGGTTTGCCATGAAAGAATAATAGCATAGATACATCTGctctatattaaataaaaaatattcctaTTTAATATGTTAAAGCACGTTGTAGGCCTTATTGTGCATGCATGATGCATAAATATTAGTCCatcattaaatcttaaaaatttaTTCAAAACGGTTAGCGaaaatgtatggtttttttttcaccttgaAATACCAGTTTTAAAACAATTCTGATGATGCAATGACTTCAAATGAGGTATAAGGCTTGTTCCCTTTTGAATGATCTTCCCCGTTGCATTCACACGCTTATAGGGAAATTCCTatttactctgatactgaagcctgatttgttcacgttcgtgtagctgcacaaacctaTGGTGCTTCAATCCGCCAAAAGGAGAGGGCCCAACCTCTATACAAGTCGGCACTGAGCACCATTCATCAAAATTTTTCTTCTTCAGGGATGAAGATCATCTCCTCGCTGACTCTGCAAGCAAGAAGCCGAAGAAGGAAGAAGCTCAGCTCAGCCTGCTGCTCGCCACTGTAGAAGGAGCCCCAGGCAGCAGAAGAATCCAGAAGCCTTCCCCTGCGGCCATCTGGTACGTCTAAGAGCAAATTTCTGAGCAAATGACAAACCACAAGTGTGGCTCATGCAGGGAACTCCTGTACGATGCAGATGGGCACAGTGAGTGCGTTGTCTGTCTGGGCAGCGCCCATGCAAAGGCTGGGTTCACTGAGATGGCATGCACTCACTGCGAGAGCATGAGTCTTGCCCTTCTCCACTCATTAATGAAGGTGATCCGCGGCACATACTCAAAAGAGCATTTCTACTCTCCTCATTACCACGAATATCAGTTACCCACCCCTGTGCGGCGGACTACCATTCGAAAAACTATAATCACTTGCAATCTGCCTTCAGGCTTGGAAATCTATCCCAGATAGAATGAGGTTACTCACTTCATAAAACAAGGTTATTCACTTCAGTTTGCTCACAGGCCACCTTGCTTAGGAGGAATTATTCAGATTGTGGTGCAGGACAATGATGCTCACGTTCTCCTGTCTGAAGTAcaaacactgcttgcaaaaggaGCCATGGAAATGGTTTCTCTAGCGAACAGGAGTGTGAAGTTTTTACAGCCGTTATTTCTTCATTCCCAAGAAAGATGGTGGGTTCAGACCCATTTTTGGACACAGGCATCTGAACTATTCGCTTATGAGAGGGCTGTTCAACATGTTAACCTAGTATGCGCTAGGTAATGTCACGCTAGTATGTCCCAAGGACTGGTTTCTGTCAGTGGATCTGAAAGACaattactttcacatccagataccCCCTATCACAGATCGTTTCTGAGATGTCTATGGCCCCATGCACTTATACAAAGTGCATAGACACATCTCTGCATTTTGAACTACATCGACGACTGACTGGTTTTAGCCAGGTCAGTATGGAAATCTTTGCACACAGGTTACTGCTGCTCAGCCACATATAATCAATTTAGCCAAGAGCCCCTTGTCTCCCAGCCAGCTGAGATTCAAATTAGGGACTTCACATCCCCTCAGGGCTTTCCAGAGGATGCTTGGCCTCATGTAGGCAGCTTCCCCTGTGGTTCCTCTGGGCCTGCTCAACATGCGGCCCCTTCAGTACTGGATCAAAGCCCGTGTCCCGTCCCACACTTGGTGTCTGGGACATTTTTTTCTCAGGGTAACCCACTGCTGCATCTGAGACTTGGACCCTTGAAAAACCTCTCGCCTGTTTCAATCAGGTGTCCCATTGGGACTTATCTGCAGAAGGAAGGTggtcacaacagatgcctccaactcAGGTTAGGGAGCTCTGCATGAGGGCTCCTGGTCAAATCTGGAGCAGTGCTTACACATCAACTGCCTCAAAATGATGGCAGTTCTTCTGGCTCTAAAAGCCTTCCTGCTGGCCTTAAGAGACAACACTATGGTGGTAACCTATATCAGGTCAGGTCATGCTCCCTTCACAGTTTGGCTTGACTCCTTCTTTTATTAGCACAGTTCAAATTCctctcactgagagcagttcatgTGCCGGGCAGACTGAACCGGGGGCAGACATGCTGTCCAGGGACAATGTAGCTACAAGTGTCCCACGTGTTAACCTTTCTACAAGAGCTGCTGCATAAGGGGCACACCCCTTCCATGCTCAAAGTGTATGTGGCAGCCATTGTGGTGAATCATTCTCTCGTGGCTAGCCAGTCAGTCCACAGAAATGACTTAGTCGTTAAGTTTCTGATGGGAGCTCTGAGATTGAATCTGCCTCATCCTTATACTGTGTCGACTTGGGACTTATCTATAGTCCTCTTGACCCAATGGGCCGTCCCTTTGAGCCATTCCAGTCGGACAACTTGCAGCGCCTGTCGCTTAAGACTGCCCTCCATTTGGCTTTAGCATCATACAAGTGAGTAAGTGACCTGTGAGCACTGTCAGTCAGTGCTTcctgtcttgagtttgggcctaaCAAATGTAGAGTAGTCCTTAAACCGAGAAACGGCTATGTGCCGAAAGTGCTCTCCACTCCGTTAAGTCATCACCCTTCTAGTGTTCAGAGCTGGACTCATCACCCCAATCCAGATGGTGAGCAGGGTCCCAATCCACTCTGCCTGGTTTGGGCTTTTAGAGTGTATGCTGAGCACTCTGGCCTGTTAAGACACCCAGAGCAGCTCTTTGTGTGCTTTGGAGGCTGCTCTAAAGGGCTGCCGGTTACGAAGCAGAGAATATCTCGCTGGATAGTGGATGTTATAGCCTTGGCTTACGCCTTAGTGGGCTTGCAGTGCCCTGTAGGTGTGAGGGCCCAAGCCACCAGAGGAATGGCCTCCTCCTGGACTTTGTCCACCAGGATTTCTATTGGTGATATTTGTGCGGCCATTGGCTGGTTGTCACCATCTACCTTCACCAGGTTTTATAACTTGGAAGTCCCTGCCCTGCAGGCACGGATTTTGGCCACTTAATTTTTCCTAATCCCCTTTGTAAGTGGAGAGGTTTTTGTTATGTAGTCCTCAGCCTAAAAGTCCCCCATATAATTATTAACTCAACCATACAGGCCATTCCAAAAAGAACACCCCCGTTACTTACATAACCACAGCACAGTGCTATTGGAGGCTTTCCCCATAAGCATGGGGAACATAACGGGAGACACCATTTGAAAGGGAATGCTCTGGTTACTAACTGGTAActtaacctcagttccctgagataagggaatgagtGTTGCATAGGCTGTTGTGCTATAAGGCTGCATGCAAATCGATGACTGGCGAAAATTCTGGCGAAATGGTGCTCAGAGCCAACTTATATAGAGGTCAGCTCCTCCCCTTTTGGCAGGTTGAAGTGTCCTTGGTTCATGCAGCTACACgaatgtgaacaaatcaggcttcagtatcagagtaaacaggagtttcctttatctcagggaaccgaggttacgttagtaaccaaaGCATTTCTGGCACCATGTAAGTTTGGTTAGCTGGTAAGAAAGTCCGCAAAAAACGCCAGATTGCTTTATAGCAGCAATAAATGCACATGTAAAGCAGTATATTTACGGCAGTGAATTCCCCTCACTTAACTTTAGGGGGCTCCAAAgtcacaaaactacatacagttgctttaatcaaaatgtaataacttgttcCAACTCTCAAATGACTTTCATTTTTGCTGATGTCATCAAgccctcttatttttttttttaattcctccaCTCCAGCCACTGGAATTTATGATCCATTAATTTTCAAAAGCCCCTCCCAGCATTTTTCTCACTGAATATCCTTTTTTCTCTCTGACATAAGTCAGATTGACTAATGTTAAATGGATTGTAAATGTGAtcttaagatttttacatttaaacaaggAAAATAATACTGTTAGGATCGAAAAGAAGATCTATATCTGTTGCGTACATGAGAGCTAATTCCCATTACGTTTGCAATTCAATCCAATCCATTATTCTCTAAATATAACATGATTCCCTTTAATGCCTGAATTATTGTCCTCTGCCAGCTTCACATCAACAAAAATAGGGTAAATCAGATGATCACAATCCCTGCCAATGCATCTGATCTGATTAAACATACCGGAGGAACAATTATCAGCTCTGAGAAAACAAAGCAGACCTGGATCAAATTTCAGCAAAGGCCTGGAGCATCTCAGCAACAAAACATTCATACACTAAACAAAACAGCTGCCAGGAAACGCATCAAAACACTAAACCCTTTTATATAAAAAGATGACCTTTAAGCACATTCTCAGAATGCTGGAGGTTTACATGACCTGACAGATGTAGATGCTGACTTATGTCTACATCATAATTAAAAGTGCACTGTGGAAACATGCTGCAGCACCTTTTGAGCTTAGCTAGGATTTTTCATTTCGTCTCTGAGAGACCAGAGGGAATGCTGTGCCCATCCCTACCAGCACAAGATGATGTAACAATCTCCACCTTCAGCTTCCAACCATGGTGGCAGAGAAGGGGAAAAATAATGGGTTCACCAGAGACATGCTGagacaaaataaagtccagtATTTCAGGCCTTTCAGCAGAGCTGCCTGGGTCAGCATGAGCAGTGAACAAGGCAGCAGTTAATCTAGAGCTTTTCAAAGAGGTTTAATAAATCCCTGTGTCTGTTTATACCCTATTATCTTGACTTGAATTATCTAATTCGCTTCTTCCTGTAAAATGCATGCCacattctttttttgtgtcaTGAACAACTTATTATGGATTGAattcatttattatgttatatagtAATCCTTCTTCATTAGATTAATCATGGAAGCCTGACCAGTTTGTTTATGTAAATCAAGTCAAATTAGATTCTGCATGCAGAACATGAAATTTGCGAACAGGTGCTTCTGTGATGGCGCTTCCACATGTTTATTAAAGGAGTAGTGCaccaattctgtcataatttactgatTCCCAAATATGGTTTCAAATGTTTATGCTGTTATTTTGTCTGTGTAACACAAATAAAGGATTTTTAAAGAATGAACTATGAACTGTCAGCTTTGTGGTGATGTTTAGTGTCTGCAGGCTATGTGGTTTCTGTATTAGATGGCGACATGTGACAGTCTTTTGTTTATCGTCACGAGTTATCCAATCATTTTCAACtgatcattcaaaaacactgaataattaaTTTGATGCATGCTCGCTTCAATGTTTTCTAATTCGAGACAGACAGTTTTGGcctttagtgtttttattatagtGAATGTTTCTGTAAGTTGCATAAATAAACCAGCATGTGATGACAAGTGACTGTAATTTGGATATTATTAGCGAGCCACTGAATCATTCTCAACCGAGtcattcaaaaacaatgattCATCCTGACCAGGTATGTAAAGCCAATAACTTTCCTAAAAACAAAGCTCAAACATACCCTTATCAATAACTTCAAACAAacttttctgtaataaaaaaaatacaaaataactaacaacatgtttattgaaatgtaagagcattaagtttttttaaattacatatttctcaCAGTTTTGTTTGTCTGATACCAAATTGCTTATCTACTGTAAAGGTCCTTTTTGGTGTGATATATAAAAACTGAttactgaaagaagaaagtttaCTGAAAGAAAAACGTAGGCTAATTTGTAGGCTCATAACGTTTTGTAATGTCTGACTACCAGGCTACATCCAACaggctgaaataaatgaaatagca
The Cyprinus carpio isolate SPL01 chromosome A16, ASM1834038v1, whole genome shotgun sequence genome window above contains:
- the LOC109060980 gene encoding phospholemman-like gives rise to the protein MMKALALVFSTLLSLVLAEGQQTTENDPFSFDYHRLRVGGLILAAVLCLIGITILLSGHCRCKFNQDKRRRTGSNTQAMLSDTARASEC